From a region of the Azospirillum formosense genome:
- the mobA gene encoding molybdenum cofactor guanylyltransferase MobA, whose protein sequence is MTTDGIAGVLLAGGLSRRMGGGDKSLRTLGGRSILERIVATVRPQVGPLVLNANGDPARFAAFGLPVAADVVEGFAGPLAGVLTGMEWARANAPQCRWLASFATDAPFIPGDLVARLVAAVEREGADLACARSDGQEHPVFGLWRVDLADDLRRAMVEEDMRKVDAWTARYRLAVADFATDPVDPFFNTNRPDDLAEAERLMAAGLVR, encoded by the coding sequence ATGACGACTGACGGCATTGCCGGCGTGCTGCTGGCCGGCGGCCTGTCGCGGCGCATGGGCGGCGGCGACAAGAGCCTGCGCACGCTCGGCGGGCGCAGCATCCTGGAGCGCATCGTCGCCACGGTGCGCCCGCAGGTCGGGCCGCTGGTGCTGAACGCCAACGGCGACCCGGCGCGCTTCGCCGCCTTCGGCCTGCCGGTGGCGGCGGACGTGGTGGAGGGCTTCGCCGGTCCGCTGGCCGGGGTGCTGACCGGGATGGAATGGGCGCGGGCCAACGCCCCGCAATGCCGCTGGCTGGCCAGCTTCGCCACCGACGCCCCCTTCATCCCCGGCGATCTGGTCGCGCGTCTGGTCGCGGCGGTGGAGCGCGAGGGCGCCGACCTCGCCTGCGCCCGCTCCGACGGGCAGGAGCATCCGGTCTTCGGGCTGTGGCGGGTGGACCTCGCCGACGATCTCCGCCGCGCCATGGTGGAGGAGGACATGCGCAAGGTGGACGCTTGGACCGCGCGCTACCGTCTGGCGGTTGCCGACTTCGCCACCGATCCGGTAGACCCCTTCTTCAACACGAACCGTCCCGACGATCTGGCGGAGGCGGAACGGCTGATGGCGGCTGGACTGGTCCGATGA
- a CDS encoding DUF3305 domain-containing protein: MSETLNKIETMALGIVLERRKGTSAWAEWAWRPVSVIPGAPPVDGPGRLLREGEGWAHFHAATLPLELFRSDTEGYKLNLSQEPPRLWVVLRPDETGEPGGVVPFVVTASAHECEAYQVSGVEMVETVPMPPEVTALVRDFTEQHHVDVPFVKRERKRHFPKQG; this comes from the coding sequence ATGAGCGAGACCCTGAACAAGATCGAGACGATGGCCCTGGGCATCGTGCTGGAGCGCCGCAAGGGCACTAGCGCCTGGGCGGAGTGGGCGTGGCGTCCGGTCTCGGTGATTCCCGGCGCCCCGCCGGTCGACGGCCCCGGGCGCCTGCTGCGCGAGGGGGAGGGCTGGGCGCACTTCCACGCCGCGACCTTGCCGCTGGAGCTGTTCCGCAGCGACACCGAAGGCTACAAGCTCAACCTGTCGCAGGAGCCGCCGCGCCTCTGGGTCGTGCTGCGCCCGGACGAGACGGGCGAGCCGGGGGGCGTCGTGCCCTTCGTCGTCACCGCCTCGGCCCACGAGTGCGAAGCCTATCAGGTGAGCGGCGTGGAGATGGTGGAAACGGTGCCGATGCCGCCGGAGGTCACGGCCCTGGTCCGCGACTTCACCGAGCAGCACCATGTGGACGTCCCCTTCGTGAAGCGCGAGCGCAAGCGGCACTTCCCGAAGCAGGGGTAA
- a CDS encoding DUF3306 domain-containing protein, with the protein MTDESFLSRWSRLKRQPAAPAPEPVLEPLPPPAEEPTEQRPVDAASEPAETAPDAVHEADDPLKDLPPVEDLTLESDFTPFLRADVPDDLHRQALRKLWTSDPVFANDDGLKDYADDYASLFTGSSPVKTLYRVGKGFLDAAEEAAEKTGEATSDTAGGTTANGDADEDAKETVSLPEGSEPEQLPSALPEPDIDMTKIA; encoded by the coding sequence ATGACCGACGAATCCTTCCTCTCCCGCTGGTCCCGCCTGAAGCGGCAGCCGGCCGCCCCCGCCCCGGAGCCGGTCCTGGAGCCTCTGCCGCCGCCGGCCGAGGAACCGACCGAGCAACGTCCGGTAGACGCGGCGTCCGAACCGGCCGAGACCGCGCCTGACGCCGTGCATGAGGCCGACGATCCGCTGAAGGACCTTCCCCCCGTGGAGGACCTGACGCTGGAGTCCGATTTCACACCCTTCCTGCGGGCGGACGTGCCGGACGACCTGCACCGGCAGGCGCTGCGCAAGCTGTGGACCTCGGACCCGGTTTTCGCCAACGACGACGGGTTGAAGGACTACGCCGACGACTACGCCAGCCTGTTCACCGGCTCTTCGCCGGTGAAGACGCTCTACCGTGTCGGCAAGGGTTTCCTCGACGCCGCGGAGGAAGCGGCGGAGAAGACCGGGGAGGCGACCAGCGATACGGCCGGCGGGACGACCGCGAACGGCGACGCCGATGAAGACGCGAAAGAAACAGTGTCGCTTCCCGAAGGTTCGGAGCCCGAGCAGCTCCCCTCTGCTTTGCCGGAACCGGACATCGATATGACAAAAATAGCATAG
- a CDS encoding molecular chaperone TorD family protein encodes MSVTGEHDPSALPPEEMQRAQLYALLAHLLARPPGGAFLAALAALDGDASPLGQALRGLADAARGTDAAAVEEEFNTLFIGVGGGILSPYGSYYLTGFLHEKPLAELRGDMALLGIARADEVKEPEDHIAALAEMMTGLITGAFGDPADLGEQRRFFDRHIGSWAGRFFSDLESTPSAAFYRAVGTLGRRYLEVEEKAFDMAA; translated from the coding sequence GTGTCCGTGACCGGTGAACACGATCCGTCGGCCTTGCCGCCGGAGGAGATGCAGCGGGCGCAGCTCTACGCGCTGCTGGCGCATCTGCTTGCCCGCCCGCCCGGCGGCGCGTTCCTGGCGGCCCTGGCGGCGCTGGACGGCGACGCGAGCCCTCTCGGGCAGGCGCTGCGCGGGCTGGCCGACGCCGCCCGCGGCACGGACGCCGCCGCGGTGGAGGAGGAGTTCAACACCCTCTTCATCGGCGTCGGCGGCGGCATCCTGTCCCCCTACGGGTCCTACTATCTCACGGGTTTCCTCCACGAGAAGCCGCTGGCCGAGCTGCGCGGCGACATGGCCCTGCTGGGCATCGCCCGCGCCGACGAGGTGAAGGAACCCGAAGATCACATCGCCGCCCTGGCCGAGATGATGACGGGACTGATCACCGGCGCCTTCGGCGATCCGGCCGATCTGGGGGAGCAGCGTCGCTTCTTCGACCGCCACATCGGCTCCTGGGCCGGCCGGTTCTTCTCCGATCTGGAATCCACGCCGTCCGCCGCCTTCTACCGCGCGGTGGGCACGCTGGGGCGCCGGTATCTGGAGGTCGAGGAGAAAGCCTTCGACATGGCGGCGTGA
- a CDS encoding formate dehydrogenase, giving the protein MTDKKEKTTLARRDLFRAAGLGVGALGAAAVGVVAGAEPAQAAEPAPAQGYRETDHVRTVYELSRF; this is encoded by the coding sequence ATGACGGACAAGAAGGAAAAGACCACGCTGGCGCGGCGCGACCTGTTCCGCGCGGCTGGATTGGGCGTCGGCGCGCTGGGCGCCGCCGCCGTGGGCGTCGTGGCGGGTGCGGAGCCGGCGCAGGCCGCCGAGCCCGCCCCCGCCCAGGGCTACCGCGAGACCGACCATGTCCGGACGGTCTACGAACTGAGCCGCTTCTAA
- a CDS encoding formate dehydrogenase subunit alpha, with protein MLTKKKAAASGGRSLAKMVSGLTGNTVDRRSFLRTSGIAAGGAAIAATMPFGMVKKAEAVTATPAAGAPVKLVKNVCTHCSVGCTVTAEVQNGVWIGQEPSFDSPINLGAHCAKGAAVREHAHGDRRLRYPMKMVDGKWTRISWDQAIQEVGDKLLAIREKSGPDSVFWLGSAKHSNEQAYLIRKFAAFWGTNNVDHQARICHSTTVAGVANVWGYGAMTNSYNDIQKSRAMFFIGSNAAEAHPVSMLHILKGKEQNNAPLIVADPRFTRTAAKADEYIRFRPGTDVGLIWGILWHIFENGWEDKEYIAKRVYGMDEIRAEVAKWTPEEVEKVTGVPGSQLKRVARTLASNRPGTLVWCMGGTQHHIGNNNTRAYCVLQLALGNVGVTGGGTNIFRGHDNVQGATDFGVTSDSLPGYYGLAEGAWRHWARVWDVPYEDVLARFKDKKLMEATGIPVSRWFDGVLEAKENMDQPESIKGMVFWGHAPNSQVRLPDMKKAMEKLELLVVVDPFPTMTAVLSDRKDNFYLLPAATQFETVGSRTASNRSVQWCDKIMEPLFEAKTDHEIMYLFAKKFGFAEAMFKNIKLHGNEPDIEDTTREWNRGMWSVGYTGQSPERLKLHMQHQATFDKTTLRANGGPCDGDYYGLPWPCWGTPEMKHPGTANLYDTSLPVAEGGGAFRARFGVERNGVTLLAEGSYPVGSEIKDGYPEVTYAMLDKLGWTGELTEAEMAVIKKIGGEKIGAVSWTTDLSGGIQRVAIKHGLNPPGNAKARCVAWNFPDPVPVHREPLYTPRRDLVAEYPTYKDTKSWRLPTLYKSIQDRDVSKEYPIILTSGRLVEYEGGGDETRSNPWLAELQQDMFVEINPFDANNAGIKDGQMVWVEGAEQGKVKVKAMLTERVGRGVAFMPFHFGGHYQGQDLRAKYPQGADPIVLGEAANTATTYGYDSVTQMQETKTTLCRISAA; from the coding sequence ATGCTGACAAAGAAGAAGGCGGCTGCTTCCGGCGGCCGTTCGCTGGCGAAGATGGTTTCCGGCCTGACCGGTAACACCGTCGACCGTCGTTCGTTCCTGCGCACCTCGGGCATCGCCGCCGGTGGCGCCGCCATCGCCGCCACGATGCCCTTCGGCATGGTGAAGAAGGCCGAGGCGGTGACCGCCACCCCCGCCGCGGGCGCGCCGGTCAAGCTGGTCAAGAACGTCTGCACCCACTGCTCGGTCGGATGCACCGTCACCGCCGAGGTGCAGAACGGCGTGTGGATCGGCCAGGAGCCGAGCTTCGACAGCCCGATCAACCTGGGCGCCCACTGCGCCAAGGGTGCGGCGGTGCGCGAGCACGCCCACGGCGACCGCCGCCTGCGCTACCCGATGAAGATGGTGGACGGCAAGTGGACCCGGATCTCCTGGGACCAGGCCATCCAGGAGGTCGGCGACAAGTTGCTGGCGATCCGCGAGAAGTCCGGCCCGGATTCGGTCTTCTGGCTCGGCTCGGCCAAGCACAGCAACGAGCAGGCCTATCTGATCCGCAAGTTCGCCGCCTTCTGGGGCACGAACAACGTCGACCATCAGGCCCGCATCTGCCATTCCACCACCGTCGCCGGCGTGGCGAACGTGTGGGGCTACGGCGCCATGACGAACTCGTACAACGACATCCAGAAGTCGCGCGCGATGTTCTTCATCGGCTCCAACGCCGCTGAGGCCCACCCGGTCTCCATGCTCCACATCCTGAAGGGCAAGGAGCAGAACAACGCCCCGCTGATCGTCGCCGATCCGCGCTTCACCCGCACCGCGGCCAAGGCCGACGAGTACATCCGCTTCCGCCCCGGCACCGACGTCGGCCTGATCTGGGGCATCCTCTGGCACATCTTCGAGAATGGCTGGGAGGACAAGGAGTACATCGCCAAGCGCGTCTACGGCATGGACGAGATCCGTGCCGAGGTCGCCAAGTGGACTCCGGAAGAGGTCGAGAAGGTCACCGGCGTTCCGGGCTCGCAGCTCAAGCGCGTCGCCCGCACGCTGGCCTCCAACCGTCCGGGCACGCTCGTCTGGTGCATGGGCGGCACGCAGCACCACATCGGCAACAACAACACCCGCGCCTACTGCGTGCTCCAGCTCGCGCTGGGCAACGTCGGCGTGACGGGCGGCGGCACCAACATCTTCCGCGGCCACGACAACGTGCAGGGCGCCACCGACTTCGGCGTCACCTCGGACTCGCTGCCCGGCTACTACGGTCTGGCGGAGGGCGCGTGGCGCCACTGGGCGCGCGTCTGGGACGTCCCGTACGAGGACGTGCTGGCCCGCTTCAAGGACAAGAAGCTGATGGAGGCCACCGGCATCCCGGTGTCCCGCTGGTTCGACGGCGTCCTGGAAGCCAAGGAGAACATGGACCAGCCCGAGAGCATCAAGGGCATGGTCTTCTGGGGGCACGCGCCGAACAGCCAGGTCCGCCTTCCCGACATGAAGAAGGCGATGGAGAAGCTGGAGCTGCTGGTCGTCGTCGATCCGTTCCCGACGATGACCGCCGTCCTGTCCGACCGCAAGGACAACTTCTACCTGCTGCCCGCCGCCACCCAGTTCGAGACCGTCGGGTCGCGCACCGCGTCCAACCGCTCGGTCCAGTGGTGCGACAAGATCATGGAGCCGCTCTTCGAGGCGAAGACGGACCATGAGATCATGTATCTGTTCGCCAAGAAGTTCGGCTTCGCCGAGGCGATGTTCAAGAACATCAAGCTCCACGGCAACGAGCCCGACATCGAGGACACGACGCGGGAGTGGAACCGCGGCATGTGGTCGGTCGGCTACACCGGCCAGTCGCCGGAGCGGCTGAAGCTGCACATGCAGCATCAGGCGACCTTCGACAAGACCACGCTGCGCGCCAACGGCGGCCCGTGCGACGGCGACTATTACGGCCTGCCGTGGCCCTGCTGGGGCACGCCGGAGATGAAGCATCCGGGCACCGCCAACCTCTACGACACCTCCCTGCCGGTCGCCGAGGGCGGCGGCGCCTTCCGCGCGCGCTTCGGCGTCGAGCGCAACGGCGTGACGCTGCTGGCCGAGGGCTCCTACCCGGTCGGATCGGAGATCAAGGACGGCTACCCGGAAGTCACCTACGCCATGCTGGACAAGCTGGGCTGGACCGGGGAGCTGACCGAGGCCGAGATGGCCGTCATCAAGAAGATCGGCGGCGAGAAGATCGGTGCCGTGTCCTGGACCACCGACCTGTCGGGCGGCATCCAGCGCGTGGCGATCAAGCACGGCCTGAACCCGCCGGGCAACGCCAAGGCCCGCTGCGTCGCCTGGAACTTCCCGGACCCGGTGCCGGTGCACCGCGAGCCGCTCTACACGCCGCGCCGCGATCTGGTCGCCGAATACCCGACCTACAAGGACACCAAGTCCTGGCGCCTGCCGACGCTCTACAAGTCGATCCAGGACCGCGACGTGTCGAAGGAGTACCCGATCATCCTCACCTCCGGCCGTCTGGTCGAGTATGAGGGCGGCGGCGACGAGACCCGGTCGAACCCCTGGCTGGCCGAGCTGCAGCAGGACATGTTCGTCGAGATCAATCCGTTCGATGCCAACAACGCCGGCATCAAGGACGGCCAGATGGTGTGGGTCGAGGGTGCGGAGCAGGGCAAGGTGAAGGTCAAGGCCATGCTGACCGAGCGTGTCGGCCGCGGCGTCGCCTTCATGCCCTTCCACTTCGGCGGCCATTACCAGGGCCAGGATCTGCGCGCCAAGTACCCGCAGGGCGCCGACCCGATCGTGCTGGGCGAGGCGGCGAACACCGCCACGACCTACGGCTACGACTCGGTCACGCAGATGCAGGAAACCAAGACCACCCTCTGCCGGATCTCGGCGGCCTGA
- the fdh3B gene encoding formate dehydrogenase FDH3 subunit beta: MARMKFLCDADRCIECNACVTACKNEHEVPWGINRRRVVTINDGKPGERSISVACMHCSDAPCKAVCPVDCFYQTEQGVVLHNKDLCIGCGYCFYACPFGAPQYPQAGNFGTRGKMDKCTFCAGGPEADNTDAEYKKYGRNRLAEGKLPLCAEMCSTKALLAGDGDKVSDIYRERVVARGFGSGAWGWGTAYQMKAGS; this comes from the coding sequence ATGGCCCGCATGAAATTCCTCTGCGACGCGGACCGCTGCATCGAATGCAACGCCTGCGTCACCGCCTGCAAGAACGAGCACGAGGTGCCCTGGGGCATCAACCGCCGCCGCGTCGTCACCATCAACGACGGCAAGCCGGGTGAGCGGTCGATCTCGGTCGCCTGCATGCATTGTTCCGACGCGCCCTGCAAGGCCGTCTGCCCGGTCGACTGCTTCTACCAGACCGAGCAGGGCGTGGTCCTGCACAACAAGGACCTGTGCATCGGCTGCGGCTACTGCTTCTACGCCTGCCCGTTCGGCGCTCCGCAGTACCCGCAGGCCGGCAACTTCGGCACCCGCGGCAAGATGGACAAGTGCACCTTCTGCGCCGGCGGCCCGGAGGCCGACAACACGGACGCGGAGTACAAGAAGTACGGCCGCAACCGTCTGGCCGAAGGCAAGCTGCCGCTCTGTGCCGAGATGTGCTCGACCAAGGCCCTCCTGGCTGGCGACGGCGACAAGGTGTCGGACATCTACCGCGAGCGCGTGGTCGCCCGCGGCTTCGGGTCCGGCGCCTGGGGCTGGGGCACCGCCTATCAGATGAAGGCGGGGTCGTAA
- a CDS encoding formate dehydrogenase subunit gamma has product MTSNHSKGGPARGWLRSPFQIVLLGVVMLALTLVMANLSSASAAEAFPPVASQPADGTSKTDMWRGIRSGEQGTVSIPNKSAGVLVQSEGELWRSVRNGPLSTYGGWVLGGMLGLLVLFFLVRGRIRIDGQKTGRTIQRFNAFERGVHWLTAGSFVILAFTGLNVLYGRYTVLPLLGPEAFATMTQYGKFAHNYLGFAFMLGIVLIFVMWVKHNIPERNDITWALKAGGLFSKGVHPAARKFNAGQKVIFWATVLGGAALGFTGVQLLWPFSFASMADMQLYQLIHAAVAVVLTAVIIAHIYIGSVGMEGAFDAMGTGDVELQWAREHHSLWVQEVTGETPGHHGGRHGGHHHGRHRAPAE; this is encoded by the coding sequence ATGACGTCGAATCATTCCAAGGGCGGGCCGGCCAGGGGCTGGCTCCGGTCGCCGTTCCAGATCGTGCTTCTGGGCGTCGTCATGCTGGCGCTGACCCTGGTCATGGCCAACCTCTCCTCCGCGTCGGCGGCGGAGGCGTTCCCGCCGGTCGCCAGCCAGCCGGCGGACGGCACGTCCAAGACCGACATGTGGCGCGGCATCCGCTCCGGGGAGCAGGGCACCGTCTCCATCCCCAACAAGAGCGCCGGCGTGCTGGTGCAGTCGGAAGGGGAGCTGTGGCGCTCGGTCCGCAACGGCCCGCTGTCCACATACGGCGGCTGGGTGCTGGGCGGCATGCTCGGGCTGCTCGTCCTGTTCTTCCTGGTGCGCGGGCGCATCCGGATCGACGGCCAGAAGACCGGCCGGACCATCCAGCGCTTCAACGCCTTCGAGCGGGGCGTGCACTGGCTGACCGCCGGCAGCTTCGTCATCCTGGCCTTCACCGGGCTGAACGTGCTGTACGGGCGCTACACCGTCCTGCCGCTGCTGGGTCCGGAGGCGTTCGCCACGATGACCCAGTACGGCAAGTTCGCCCACAACTACCTGGGCTTCGCCTTCATGCTGGGCATCGTCCTCATCTTCGTGATGTGGGTGAAGCACAACATCCCGGAGCGCAACGACATCACCTGGGCGCTGAAGGCCGGCGGCCTGTTCAGCAAGGGCGTGCATCCGGCGGCGAGGAAGTTCAACGCCGGCCAGAAGGTGATCTTCTGGGCGACGGTGCTGGGCGGGGCGGCGCTGGGCTTCACGGGCGTGCAGCTGCTGTGGCCCTTCTCCTTCGCCTCGATGGCCGACATGCAACTCTACCAGCTGATCCACGCCGCGGTGGCGGTGGTGCTGACCGCGGTCATCATCGCGCACATCTACATCGGCTCGGTCGGCATGGAAGGCGCCTTCGACGCGATGGGCACGGGCGACGTCGAACTCCAGTGGGCGCGCGAGCACCATTCGCTGTGGGTTCAGGAAGTCACGGGCGAGACTCCCGGCCATCATGGGGGCCGTCACGGGGGCCATCACCACGGCCGCCACCGCGCGCCCGCCGAGTGA
- a CDS encoding WD40 repeat domain-containing protein, which translates to MGKGRHPGNPPCHARRRLLTLAAAAPALTVPLLSRAADLIGHGAMVNAVAVSPDGARVLTGSWDYSAILWDLASGSQRASFHEHAAGVTAVAFLPDGKRALTGSRDAAIILWDLESGRPLRRFEGHTGTVAGLAVAPDSRRFASAGWDFAIRVWDPESAAALRVLEGHGANVNAVAYTPDGGRLVSAGYDFQIRVWDAASGRERAVLEGHEGSVNGLALSPDGRLAATASSDETVRLWDLEAGTLLRTLYGHSGFVTSVAVSPDGKTLLSGGGGDQRVRLWDAATGRQLASFRGHEKPVLAVAFTPDGQGALSAGYDAVVRHWDLTSKADAERP; encoded by the coding sequence ATGGGGAAAGGGCGTCATCCGGGGAACCCGCCGTGCCACGCTCGCCGCCGGCTGCTCACGCTCGCCGCCGCGGCGCCCGCTCTGACCGTTCCCCTGCTGTCCCGCGCCGCCGACCTGATCGGCCACGGCGCCATGGTCAACGCCGTCGCCGTGTCGCCTGACGGCGCCCGCGTCCTGACGGGGAGCTGGGACTATTCGGCCATCCTCTGGGACCTCGCGTCCGGTTCCCAACGCGCCTCCTTCCACGAACACGCCGCCGGCGTCACCGCCGTCGCCTTCCTGCCGGACGGCAAGCGCGCCCTGACCGGCAGCCGCGACGCCGCCATCATCCTCTGGGACCTGGAGAGCGGACGCCCGCTGCGCCGCTTCGAAGGCCACACCGGCACCGTCGCCGGTCTGGCGGTGGCGCCGGACAGCCGCCGCTTCGCCTCCGCGGGCTGGGACTTCGCCATCCGCGTCTGGGACCCGGAGAGCGCCGCCGCGCTTCGGGTGCTGGAGGGGCATGGCGCCAACGTCAACGCCGTGGCCTACACCCCGGACGGCGGGCGGCTGGTTTCCGCCGGCTACGACTTCCAGATCCGCGTCTGGGACGCCGCGAGCGGGCGGGAGAGGGCCGTTCTGGAAGGACATGAGGGCAGCGTGAACGGTCTGGCCCTGTCCCCCGACGGACGGCTGGCCGCCACGGCGTCGAGCGACGAGACGGTGCGGCTGTGGGACCTGGAGGCCGGGACTCTCCTGCGGACCCTCTACGGACACAGCGGCTTCGTCACCTCCGTCGCCGTCTCGCCCGATGGCAAGACCCTGCTGTCCGGCGGGGGAGGGGACCAGCGCGTCCGGCTGTGGGACGCCGCGACCGGACGGCAGCTCGCCTCCTTCCGCGGCCATGAGAAGCCGGTCCTGGCGGTTGCTTTCACCCCGGACGGGCAGGGCGCCCTGTCCGCCGGCTACGACGCGGTGGTCCGCCATTGGGACCTGACGAGCAAGGCGGACGCCGAGCGTCCATGA
- a CDS encoding class II aldolase/adducin family protein has translation MTSLSHPAQRRAIIDTCLAMNGAGINQGSSGNLSVRVEGGFLITPSSLPYDETAPEDIVEMGFDGSYVGRRRPSSEWRFHRDILKARPDVEVVLHTHSTFATALAVHGRGIPSFHYMVALAGGDSIRCAPYATFGTQDLSDHAVAALEGRLACLLANHGMIVLGKSLKGALALAVEVETLARQYLHAHLLGEPVILPPEEIARVAEKMRRMSYGLPPDEGAAPEDTARPREA, from the coding sequence ATGACCAGCCTGTCCCACCCGGCGCAGCGCCGCGCCATCATCGACACCTGCCTCGCCATGAACGGGGCGGGAATCAACCAGGGCTCGTCGGGCAACCTGTCGGTGCGGGTGGAGGGCGGCTTCCTGATCACGCCCAGCAGCCTGCCCTATGACGAGACGGCGCCCGAGGACATCGTGGAGATGGGCTTCGACGGCAGCTATGTCGGCCGGCGGCGGCCCTCGTCGGAATGGCGCTTCCACCGCGACATCCTGAAGGCGCGCCCCGACGTTGAGGTGGTGCTGCACACCCATTCGACCTTCGCCACGGCGCTGGCCGTCCATGGCCGGGGCATCCCCAGCTTCCATTACATGGTGGCGCTGGCCGGCGGCGATTCGATCCGCTGCGCGCCCTACGCCACCTTCGGCACGCAGGACCTGTCCGACCACGCCGTTGCGGCGCTGGAGGGACGGCTGGCCTGCCTGCTGGCCAACCACGGCATGATCGTGCTGGGAAAGTCCTTGAAGGGCGCGCTGGCGCTGGCGGTGGAGGTGGAGACACTGGCCCGCCAGTATCTCCACGCCCATCTGCTGGGCGAGCCGGTCATCCTGCCGCCCGAGGAGATCGCGCGCGTCGCCGAGAAGATGCGCCGCATGAGCTACGGCCTGCCCCCCGACGAGGGCGCCGCGCCGGAGGACACCGCCCGCCCGCGCGAGGCCTGA